The following are encoded together in the Drosophila takahashii strain IR98-3 E-12201 chromosome X, DtakHiC1v2, whole genome shotgun sequence genome:
- the org-1 gene encoding T-box transcription factor TBX1, with protein sequence MTHLMGPTECASAMMTTSMQFLDTSLPDYNCYANDYWTSPYMTGGLSPMKQIEACIQTAGKDRSSYKPLEQIDAKLADIETHSTGSTGTANSSSSSLSSGNPISNSNANASCQEQSSSLLQSDYPGGNSEASTAATSSDGTTAAGSTAAGGGSASTGSKKLKGQHKKDNSIGDNNTGKASSNISKGDSEPVHPSLAQAIVVLETKALWDQFHAQGTEMIITKTGRRMFPTFQVRIGGLDPHATYICMMDFVPMDDKRYRYAFHNSCWVVAGKADPISPPRIHVHPDSPAAGSNWMKQIVSFDKLKLTNNQLDENGHIILNSMHRYQPRFHLVYLPPKNASLDENEHSSHFRTFIFPETSFTAVTAYQNQRVTQLKISSNPFAKGFRDDGTNDVTSGGGSSMSSMSHESQARMKQQQQQQQQQLQQQQQQQQQQQLKERSAATSNFSLSCTELSVVEQQQQQQAGVLQLPATPSSSSTSGNSPDLLGYQMELQQQQQQQHQQQQQQQPHQQQHLHQQQHQANQQQSLLQQSQNQTQYGSYHHAYQPHQPQPHPLTPHSTSSASPPAIAAGSTATGATATSAGGAGATSAVGTGATQVMTAANIYSSIGQPYAQEQSNFGAIYHHNAAAAAAAHYHHGHAHAHGHAHSHGPYASAYDKLKVSRHAAAAAYGMGATYPSFYGSAAHHQMMRPNSYIDLVPR encoded by the exons CCTGCATCCAGACAGCTGGCAAGGATCGCAGTTCGTACAAGCCGCTGGAGCAGATCGATGCCAAGTTGGCGGACATCGAGACGCACAGTACAGGTAGCACTGGCACcgcgaacagcagcagcagcagcctctCTAGCGGCAATCCCATCTCCAATTCCAATGCGAATGCCAGTTGCCAGGAGCAGTCCTCGTCCCTCCTTCAAAGCGATTATCCCGGCGGCAACAGTGAAGCCTCGACGGCAGCAACCTCCTCCGATGGCACGACGGCAGCAGGATCGACGGCAGCGGGAGGAGGAAGTGCATCGACGGGATCCAAGAAGCTCAAGGGACAACACAAAAAAGACAACAGCATTGGGGACAATAATACAGGGAAAGCCAGCAGCAATATTAGCAAAGGG GACTCGGAGCCAGTGCATCCATCGCTCGCCCAGGCTATCGTGGTGCTGGAGACGAAGGCGCTGTGGGATCAGTTCCACGCCCAGGGCACCGAGATGATCATCACCAAGACGGGCCGTCGGATGTTTCCCACCTTTCAGGTGAGGATCGGCGGACTTGATCCGCACGCTACCTACATCTGCATGATGGATTTCGTGCCCATGGATGACAAGCGGTATCGCTACGCGTTCCATAA TTCCTGCTGGGTGGTGGCTGGCAAGGCGGATCCCATCTCCCCGCCCAGGATTCACGTGCATCCCGACTCACCTGCCGCCGGTTCCAATTGGATGAAACAGATCGTGTCCTTTGACAAGCTAAAGCTCACAAACAATCAACTCGACGAAAATGGCCAT ATCATTCTGAACTCAATGCATCGCTATCAGCCCCGATTCCATTTGGTGTACTTGCCACCGAAGAACGCGTCCTTAGATGAGAACGAGCACTCCAGCCACTTCCGCACTTTTATCTTTCCAGAGACGAGCTTTACGGCCGTAACTGCCTACCAGAATCAGCGG GTGACACAGCTTAAGATCTCCAGCAATCCATTCGCCAAAGGCTTTCGGGATGATGGCACCAATGATGT AACCTCTGGCGGTGGCAGCAGCATGTCCTCCATGAGCCACGAAAGTCAGGCTCGCAtgaagcaacagcagcagcagcaacaacagcaactgcaacagcagcagcagcagcaacaacagcagcaactcaAGGAGCGATCGGCGGCAACAAGCAACTTCAGCCTGAGTTGCACCGAGTTGTCCGTtgtggagcagcagcaacagcagcaggcggGAGTCCTGCAACTGCCGGCCACGCCCTCCAGCAGCTCCACCTCCGGCAACTCGCCCGATCTGCTGGGCTACCAAATGGAgctccaacagcagcagcaacagcaacaccagcagcagcagcaacagcaaccgcaccagcagcaacatctccaccagcagcaacatcaggccAACCAGCAGCAGTCGCTGCTCCAGCAGAGCCAAAATCAGACCCAATACGGAAGCTATCACCATGCCTATCAGCCGCATCAGCCGCAGCCCCATCCCCTCACCCCGCACTCCACCAGCTCCGCATCTCCGCCGGCAATTGCAGCGGGATCGACGGCAACgggtgcaacagcaacatccgCCGGCGGAGCGGGAGCAACATCAGCCGTTGGCACGGGCGCAACTCAGGTGATGACCGCTGCCAATATTTACTCGAGCATCGGTCAACCCTACGCCCAGGAACAGAGCAACTTTGGGGCCATCTACCATCATAATgcggctgccgctgccgccgcccacTATCACCATGGCCACGCCCATGCccacggccacgcccacagccACGGGCCGTATGCCAGCGCCTACGACAAGCTGAAGGTGTCGCGCCACGCGGCCGCCGCCGCCTACGGCATGGGGGCCACCTATCCAAGTTTCTACGGTTCGGCGGCCCACCACCAGATGATGCGACCCAACAGCTACATAGACCTGGTGCCGCGCTAG